A single window of Neisseria chenwenguii DNA harbors:
- the rplI gene encoding 50S ribosomal protein L9, with protein sequence MQIILLEKIGGLGNLGDVVTVKNGYARNFLIPSGKAKCATEANMKEFEARRAELEAKQAEILADAQARQAKLDGQTITVAQKAGVDGRLFGSVTNADIAAVIVASGIEAAKANVRLPNGPLKAVGEYEVEVALHTDAVAKITVAVVAAAE encoded by the coding sequence TCTGGGCGACGTTGTCACCGTGAAAAACGGCTACGCCCGCAACTTCCTGATTCCTTCAGGCAAAGCCAAATGCGCTACCGAAGCCAACATGAAAGAATTCGAAGCGCGCCGTGCCGAATTGGAAGCCAAACAAGCCGAAATCTTGGCTGATGCGCAAGCACGCCAAGCCAAATTGGACGGTCAAACCATTACCGTTGCCCAAAAAGCCGGTGTTGACGGCCGTTTGTTCGGTTCTGTTACCAATGCCGACATCGCCGCAGTTATCGTGGCTTCCGGTATCGAAGCAGCCAAAGCCAATGTCCGCCTGCCGAACGGTCCACTGAAAGCAGTTGGCGAATACGAAGTGGAAGTGGCTCTGCACACTGACGCTGTTGCCAAAATTACCGTTGCTGTTGTTGCAGCCGCTGAGTAA
- the mltB gene encoding lytic murein transglycosylase B gives MKKSLLLALTTAALTLAACNSTKSPAPKSGGEPVKPVNQSKRPAFDAAAESVASSGFSGNSNVQSFIRYEVEQGRFSEAQWQDFFNNAVYKPNIITIIYRPGTSRPWYEFRTGNSGAAKTAGGRQFYAANRAVIDDVAAKYGVPAELIVAIVGIETNYGKNTGSFRVGDALATLGFDFPRRADYFQSELSELMLMAKEEKTDVFSFKGSYAGAMGMPQFMPSSFRKWAVDYDRDGRRDIWDNVGDIAASVANYMKVHGWKTGGKMIVPVSLTINPQLQAIIDEKTALTRTVADFKAMGVVPKTAVADNEKAVLYRLETSPGVFEYYLGLNNFYSVWKYNNSRMYATAVRDIANSVGAAGL, from the coding sequence ATGAAAAAGTCACTCCTCCTCGCGCTGACCACCGCCGCTTTGACGCTCGCGGCTTGTAACAGTACCAAATCACCTGCGCCGAAATCAGGCGGCGAGCCTGTCAAACCCGTTAACCAAAGCAAGCGTCCGGCGTTTGATGCGGCGGCGGAATCTGTGGCCAGCAGCGGTTTTTCGGGCAACAGCAATGTTCAGTCGTTTATCCGTTACGAGGTAGAGCAGGGGCGTTTCAGCGAGGCGCAATGGCAGGATTTTTTCAATAACGCGGTTTATAAACCCAACATCATCACAATTATCTACCGCCCGGGCACGTCGCGCCCGTGGTACGAATTCCGCACCGGCAATTCCGGCGCGGCGAAAACGGCGGGCGGACGGCAGTTTTACGCCGCCAACCGTGCGGTGATTGATGACGTGGCCGCCAAATACGGCGTTCCGGCTGAGCTGATTGTGGCGATTGTCGGCATCGAAACGAATTACGGTAAAAATACCGGCAGCTTCCGCGTTGGCGATGCGCTGGCGACACTGGGCTTTGATTTCCCGCGCCGTGCCGATTATTTCCAAAGCGAATTGAGCGAGCTGATGCTGATGGCGAAAGAAGAAAAAACCGACGTGTTCAGCTTCAAAGGCAGCTACGCAGGCGCGATGGGGATGCCGCAGTTTATGCCGTCGAGCTTCCGCAAATGGGCGGTGGATTACGACCGCGACGGCCGACGCGATATTTGGGACAACGTCGGCGATATTGCCGCATCTGTGGCAAATTATATGAAAGTACACGGCTGGAAAACGGGCGGAAAAATGATTGTGCCCGTGAGCCTGACCATCAATCCGCAGCTTCAGGCCATTATCGACGAAAAAACGGCGCTGACCCGCACGGTTGCCGATTTCAAAGCAATGGGCGTCGTGCCGAAAACGGCGGTGGCCGACAACGAAAAAGCCGTGCTTTACCGCTTGGAAACTTCGCCCGGCGTGTTTGAATATTATTTGGGGCTGAACAATTTTTACAGCGTCTGGAAATACAACAACAGCCGTATGTATGCAACCGCCGTGCGCGATATTGCCAATTCGGTGGGCGCAGCAGGGTTGTAA